A single region of the Gossypium arboreum isolate Shixiya-1 chromosome 12, ASM2569848v2, whole genome shotgun sequence genome encodes:
- the LOC108479343 gene encoding UDP-N-acetylglucosamine diphosphorylase 2 isoform X1, protein MREPTMVVGADSNAAAAGGADGSPLPPPTSSPPQALVERLKDYGQEHVFALWDELSPDERLHLVKDIQSLDLSRIDRIIRCSLRSQGLPVAAIEPVPESCVSSVEERTMEERERWWKMGLKAISEGKLAVLLLSGGQGTRLGSSDPKGCFNIGLPSGKSLFQLQAERILCVQRLAAQAKNEGSVTIHWYVMTSPFTDDATRKFFESHKYFGLEAEQVTFFQQGTQPCISKDGRYIMETPFKVAKSPDGNGGVYTALKSSRLLEDMAARGIKYVDCYGVDNALVRVADPTFLGYFIDKGVAAAAKVVKKAYPQEKVGVFVRRGKGGPLTVVEYSELDSSLASAVNQQTGRLRFCWSNVCLHMFTLDFLSQVADGLEKDGIYHLAEKKVPSIHGYTMGLKLEQFVFDAFPYATSTALFEVLREEEFAPVKNANGSNYDTPDSARLLVLRLHTRWVVAAGGFLTHSVPLYATGVEVSPLCSYTGENLESICRGRTFHAPCEIAF, encoded by the exons ATGAGGGAACCAACGATGGTGGTTGGCGCAGACAGCAATGCTGCTGCTGCTGGCGGTGCTGATGGATCACCTCTCCCTCCACCGACGTCTTCACCGCCGCAAGCATTAGTCGAGAGGCTCAAGGACTACGGCCAGGAACACGTTTTCGCCCTTTGGGACGAGCTTTCTCCTGATGAACGCCTCCACCTCGTCAAGGATATCCAG AGTTTGGATCTTTCGAGAATAGATCGGATCATTCGCTGCTCTCTTCGATCTCAAG GACTGCCGGTGGCAGCAATAGAGCCAGTTCCCGAGAGTTGCGTGTCCTCTGTAGAGGAGAGAACGATGGAGGAAAGGGAAAGGTGGTGGAAAATGGGATTGAAGGCTATATCGGAAGGCAAATTGGCTGTTTTGCTTCTATCCGGTGGCCAG GGGACTCGGCTTGGAAGTTCAGATCCCAAGGGATGTTTCA ATATTGGACTTCCTTCTGGGAAGTCACTTTTTCAACTGCAAGCTGAGCGGATTTTGTGTGTTCAAAGATTAGCCGCACAAGCTAAAAATGAGG GCTCAGTGACTATACACTGGTATGTAATGACTAGCCCATTTACTGATGATGCAACACGTAAATTCTTTGAGAGTCATAAATACTTTGGTCTTGAAGCAGAACAA GTTACCTTTTTCCAGCAAGGCACCCAACCTTGCATTTCAAAGGATGGTAGATATATCATGGAGACTCCATTCAAG GTAGCAAAGTCTCCAGATGGGAATGGAGGAGTATATACAG CTCTGAAATCTTCAAGATTGTTAGAGGATATGGCTGCGAGAGGGATTAAATATGTGGATTGCTATGGTGTTGATAATGCATTG GTTCGTGTAGCTGATCCAACTTTCTTGGGATATTTCATTGATAAAGGTGTAGCTGCTGCTGCTAAAGTTGTGAAAAAG GCCTATCCCCAGGAAAAGGTTGGTGTTTTTGTAAGGCGTGGTAAAGGCGGGCCACTTACTGTGGTTGAATACAGTGAATTAGATTCATCACTGGCTTCTGCAGTTAACCAGCAAACTGGACGCCTTCGTTTTTGCTGGAGTAAT GTGTGCTTGCACATGTTTACTTTGGATTTCCTAAGCCAAGTGGCAGATGGCCTTGAGAAAGACGGCAT TTACCATCTGGCGGAGAAAAAGGTTCCTTCTATCCATGGGTATACAATGGGTTTGAAACTAGAGCAGTTCGTCTTTGATGCATTTCCATATGCTACTTCAACTGCTTTGTTTGAG GTATTACGAGAGGAAGAGTTTGCACCAGTGAAAAATGCCAACGGTTCAAATTATGACACTCCAGACAGTGCAAGGTTGCTTGTTCTGCGGCTACACACACGTTGGGTAGTAGCTGCTGGTGGCTTCTTAACACATTCAGTGCCATTATATGCAACTG GTGTGGAGGTATCACCACTTTGTTCGTACACTGGAGAAAACTTGGAGTCCATATGCCGTGGAAGAACATTTCATGCACCCTGTGAAATCGCATTTTAG
- the LOC108479343 gene encoding UDP-N-acetylglucosamine diphosphorylase 1 isoform X2 produces MTSPFTDDATRKFFESHKYFGLEAEQVTFFQQGTQPCISKDGRYIMETPFKVAKSPDGNGGVYTALKSSRLLEDMAARGIKYVDCYGVDNALVRVADPTFLGYFIDKGVAAAAKVVKKAYPQEKVGVFVRRGKGGPLTVVEYSELDSSLASAVNQQTGRLRFCWSNVCLHMFTLDFLSQVADGLEKDGIYHLAEKKVPSIHGYTMGLKLEQFVFDAFPYATSTALFEVLREEEFAPVKNANGSNYDTPDSARLLVLRLHTRWVVAAGGFLTHSVPLYATGVEVSPLCSYTGENLESICRGRTFHAPCEIAF; encoded by the exons ATGACTAGCCCATTTACTGATGATGCAACACGTAAATTCTTTGAGAGTCATAAATACTTTGGTCTTGAAGCAGAACAA GTTACCTTTTTCCAGCAAGGCACCCAACCTTGCATTTCAAAGGATGGTAGATATATCATGGAGACTCCATTCAAG GTAGCAAAGTCTCCAGATGGGAATGGAGGAGTATATACAG CTCTGAAATCTTCAAGATTGTTAGAGGATATGGCTGCGAGAGGGATTAAATATGTGGATTGCTATGGTGTTGATAATGCATTG GTTCGTGTAGCTGATCCAACTTTCTTGGGATATTTCATTGATAAAGGTGTAGCTGCTGCTGCTAAAGTTGTGAAAAAG GCCTATCCCCAGGAAAAGGTTGGTGTTTTTGTAAGGCGTGGTAAAGGCGGGCCACTTACTGTGGTTGAATACAGTGAATTAGATTCATCACTGGCTTCTGCAGTTAACCAGCAAACTGGACGCCTTCGTTTTTGCTGGAGTAAT GTGTGCTTGCACATGTTTACTTTGGATTTCCTAAGCCAAGTGGCAGATGGCCTTGAGAAAGACGGCAT TTACCATCTGGCGGAGAAAAAGGTTCCTTCTATCCATGGGTATACAATGGGTTTGAAACTAGAGCAGTTCGTCTTTGATGCATTTCCATATGCTACTTCAACTGCTTTGTTTGAG GTATTACGAGAGGAAGAGTTTGCACCAGTGAAAAATGCCAACGGTTCAAATTATGACACTCCAGACAGTGCAAGGTTGCTTGTTCTGCGGCTACACACACGTTGGGTAGTAGCTGCTGGTGGCTTCTTAACACATTCAGTGCCATTATATGCAACTG GTGTGGAGGTATCACCACTTTGTTCGTACACTGGAGAAAACTTGGAGTCCATATGCCGTGGAAGAACATTTCATGCACCCTGTGAAATCGCATTTTAG
- the LOC108479344 gene encoding urease accessory protein D isoform X2 produces MLSGFTASPMAVALSPYSLGDSISVEFTIGDGCTAVLTTQSSTKVYKSLGSKCSEQVLEARIGSGALFVVIPDPVTCFSTARYSQKQVFRVVSDSSLIIVDWFTSGRHESGEKWDFELYRSSNCIFAEGNQPVFLDTVLLEQSSPVDIAESMHEYQVIAMVLIYGPKLKHVQDQVQENVKRLMSQQLQIPSTRLGCCAKTNSDNCLVRPAFIASCSAFGPKGMGVVVRVASTTTEAVYRFLHHQLAGMEPLLGVSPYS; encoded by the exons ATGCTGTCTGGATTTACAGCCTCACCTATGGCGGTGGCATTGTCTCCGTATTCTCTC GGGGATTCTATTTCAGTTGAATTTACAATTGGAGATGGCTGCACTGCTGTTCTTACTACCCAATCCTCTACAAAG GTCTACAAATCTTTGGGATCCAAGTGTTCTGAACAAGTCTTGGAG GCAAGAATTGGTAGTGGTGCTCTATTTGTAGTCATTCCGGATCCAGTAACATGTTTTTCCACAGCAAGATATTCTCAGAAACAGGTCTTCAGAGTGGTGTCCGACTCAAGTTTGATCATTGTAGATTGGTTTACAAGCGGCCGTCATGAGAGTGGGGAGAAATGGGATTTTGAACTTTATCGGAGCAGCAACTGCATATTTGCCGAAGGCAATCAACCTGTCTTTCTTGACACC GTCTTGCTAGAACAATCTAGCCCGGTGGATATAGCAGAAAGCATGCACGAGTACCAAGTCATCGCAATGGTCTTAATCTATGG CCCAAAGTTGAAGCATGTTCAGGACCAAGTTCAAGAAAATGTGAAGAGGTTAATGTCTCAGCAATTACAGATTCCTTCCACTAGGTTGGGGTGCTGTGCTAAAACAAATTCGGATAATTGTTTGGTCAGGCCAGCATTTATTGCTTCCTGCAGTGCCTTTGGTCCTAAG GGAATGGGTGTGGTTGTTCGTGTAGCTTCTACAACAACTGAGGCAGTTTATAGATTCCTGCACCATCAATTGGCTGGGATGGAGCCCCTTCTTGGTGTCTCACCCTATTCTTGA
- the LOC108479344 gene encoding urease accessory protein D isoform X1: MEMEKGKVVVEKVRGKSTVIRSFSKYPLKFIIPRKVGSSITDAVWIYSLTYGGGIVSGDSISVEFTIGDGCTAVLTTQSSTKVYKSLGSKCSEQVLEARIGSGALFVVIPDPVTCFSTARYSQKQVFRVVSDSSLIIVDWFTSGRHESGEKWDFELYRSSNCIFAEGNQPVFLDTVLLEQSSPVDIAESMHEYQVIAMVLIYGPKLKHVQDQVQENVKRLMSQQLQIPSTRLGCCAKTNSDNCLVRPAFIASCSAFGPKGMGVVVRVASTTTEAVYRFLHHQLAGMEPLLGVSPYS, encoded by the exons ATGGAAATGGAGAAGGGAAAGGTTGTAGTGGAGAAGGTGAGAGGAAAGTCAACAGTGATAAGAAGCTTCTCAAAGTATCCACTTAAATTCATTATCCCAAGAAAG GTTGGTTCTTCCATTACCGATGCTGTCTGGATTTACAGCCTCACCTATGGCGGTGGCATTGTCTCC GGGGATTCTATTTCAGTTGAATTTACAATTGGAGATGGCTGCACTGCTGTTCTTACTACCCAATCCTCTACAAAG GTCTACAAATCTTTGGGATCCAAGTGTTCTGAACAAGTCTTGGAG GCAAGAATTGGTAGTGGTGCTCTATTTGTAGTCATTCCGGATCCAGTAACATGTTTTTCCACAGCAAGATATTCTCAGAAACAGGTCTTCAGAGTGGTGTCCGACTCAAGTTTGATCATTGTAGATTGGTTTACAAGCGGCCGTCATGAGAGTGGGGAGAAATGGGATTTTGAACTTTATCGGAGCAGCAACTGCATATTTGCCGAAGGCAATCAACCTGTCTTTCTTGACACC GTCTTGCTAGAACAATCTAGCCCGGTGGATATAGCAGAAAGCATGCACGAGTACCAAGTCATCGCAATGGTCTTAATCTATGG CCCAAAGTTGAAGCATGTTCAGGACCAAGTTCAAGAAAATGTGAAGAGGTTAATGTCTCAGCAATTACAGATTCCTTCCACTAGGTTGGGGTGCTGTGCTAAAACAAATTCGGATAATTGTTTGGTCAGGCCAGCATTTATTGCTTCCTGCAGTGCCTTTGGTCCTAAG GGAATGGGTGTGGTTGTTCGTGTAGCTTCTACAACAACTGAGGCAGTTTATAGATTCCTGCACCATCAATTGGCTGGGATGGAGCCCCTTCTTGGTGTCTCACCCTATTCTTGA
- the LOC108476753 gene encoding uncharacterized protein LOC108476753: MLGTAASSAATIPTTAHTANSILRAFQTTTFDSLSSSHHPILRARFHFLSLRSFSNVSTKAMSHSQTLHASNYHPQSSAPGNKQALISLSDKKNLTLLGNGLQELGYTIVSTGGTASALENAGVSVTKVEQLTCFPEMLDGRVKTLHPNIHGGILARRDQKHHMEVLNEHGIGTFDVVVVNLYPFYDKVTSTGGIAFDDGIENIDIGGPAMIRAAAKNHKDVLVVVDSQDYPALLEFLKGSQDDQQFRRKLAWKAFEHVASYDSAVSEWLWKQTGGDKIPPKLTVPLSLKSSLRYGENPHQKAAFYVDKSLSEVNAGGIATAIQHHGKEMSYNNYLDADAAWNCVFEFRNPTCVIVKHTNPCGVASGDDILEAYRLAVKADPVSAFGGIVAFNIEVDDALAKEIREFRSPTDGETRMFYEIVVAPKYTEKGLEILRGKSKTLRILEAKKNEKGKLSLRQVGGGWLAQDSDDLTPQDIQFNVVSEKKPQDNELRDAEFAWLCVKHVKSNAIVIAKDNRMLGMGSGQPNRLESLRIPLRKAGDEVKGAALASDAFFPFAWKDAVEEACESGIGVIAEPGGSIRDGDAVDCCNKYGVSLLFTKVRHFRH; the protein is encoded by the exons ATGTTGGGGACAGCTGCGTCTTCTGCCGCCACCATACCTACAACTGCCCACACCGCCAACAGCATACTCCGCGCCTTTCAAACTACTACTTTCGACTCTCTCTCTTCTTCTCATCACCCTATTCTCCGCGCTCGGTTTCATTTCCTCTCGCTACGCTCCTTCTCGAATGTTTCCACCAAGGCCATGTCTCACTCTCAAACCCTACATGCTTCTAATTACCACCCTCAATCCTCTGCTCCTG GCAATAAGCAAGCACTAATATCTTTGTCAGACAAGAAGAACCTGACCTTGCTTGGCAATGGTCTTCAAGAATtggg GTACACAATTGTTTCTACTGGAGGAACTGCATCTGCCTTGGAAAATGCTGGTGTCTCCGTGACCAAAGTGGAGCAGCTTACTTGTTTCCCCGAAATG CTTGATGGTCGTGTGAAAACACTACATCCCAACATACATGGTGGTATTCTTGCTAGAAGAGACCAAAAGCATCATATGGAAGTTCTGAATGAGCATGGTATTG GTACATTTGATGTGGTGGTTGTGAACTTATACCCCTTTTATGATAAAGTTACTTCTACGGGAGGAATTGCCTTTGACGATGGAATCGAGAATATTGACATTGGTGGCCCTGCAATGATTAGAGCTGCTGCAAAG AATCACAAGGATGTCTTGGTTGTTGTTGACTCACAAGACTATCCTGCACTCCTTGAATTCCTTAAAGGCAGTCAGGATGATCAACAGTTCCGGAGAAAGCTTGCTTGGAAAGCTTTTGAGCATGTTGCTTCTTATGATTCTGCAGTTTCAGAGTGGCTCTGGAAACAGACTGGGGGAG ATAAAATCCCTCCCAAGTTGACAGTGCCATTATCCCTCAAAAGTTCACTTCGTTATGGTGAAAATCCTCATCAGAAGGCTGCATTTTATGTTGACAAGAGTCTGTCTGAGGTCAATGCTGGTGGTATTGCAACTGCTATTCAACACCATGGAAAG GAAATGTCATATAATAACTATTTAGATGCCGATGCTGCTTGGAATTGTGTCTTTGAGTTTAGGAACCCTACATGTGTGATTGTAAAGCACACAAATCCATGTGGCGTAGCTTCTGGCGATGACATCCTTGAGGCTTACAGGCTTGCTGTGAAAGCCGATCCAGTGAGTGCATTTGGAGGAATTGTAGCCTTCAACATAGAAGTAGATGAT GCTCTTGCTAAGGAAATCCGAGAGTTCAGAAGCCCAACGGATGGTGAAACTCGAATGTTTTATGAGATTGTGGTGGCTCCCAAGTATACAGAGAAGGGACTTGAGATCCTCCGTGGAAAATCAAAAACATTGAGGATCCTTGAAGCAAAGAAGAATGAGAAAGGGAAGCTCTCCTTACGACAGGTTGGTGGTGGGTGGTTAGCCCAGGATTCAGATGACTTGACCCCCCAAGATATCCAGTTCAATGTGGTATCTGAGAAGAAGCCACAAGATAATGAGCTTCGTGATGCAGAATTTGCATGGCTGTGTGTCAAGCATGTCAAAAGCAATGCTATTGTAATAGCAAAG GACAACCGTATGTTGGGTATGGGAAGTGGGCAGCCAAACCGTCTGGAGAGCTTGAGAATACCTTTGAGGAAAGCAGGAGATGAGGTCAAGGGAGCTGCTTTGGCTAGTGATGCATTCTTTCCATTTG CTTGGAAAGATGCAGTGGAAGAAGCTTGTGAAAGTGGTATTGGAGTGATTGCAGAGCCTGGTGGGAGCATTAGAGATGGGGATGCTGTGGACTGTTGTAACAAGTATGGAGTTTCATTGCTTTTCACAAAAGTGAGACACTTTAGGCATTGA